GTCTCGCGACGCGCTCCCATCCCGGATAAAGAATCGGCTCACCCCCGGTGAACACGACCGTCTTGACGCCGAGCGCTGCGAGATCGCCCGCCGTCGCCAGCGCCTCGTCAATCGACAGTTCGTCGCGCGCGGGCACGGCGGCGTGCGTCCGGCAGTGCCGGCAATCCAGGCGGCAGACGCGCGTCAGCTCCCAAAAGCAGGTGCGCGGCGACGGCTGTGCGACGCGTTTCACGCGCTCCCCGGGGCCGGCAGATTCGCCGCCGCAAACAAATTCCCAAAGCCCAGCGCCACGTCCGGCTTGCCGCCGACGATCGCGCACGATGCGTAAAGCGTGTGCGTCCCGCTGCGCGGGGACGGAGAAAACGCCGTCCGGCCCGGGCGCGACGTCAGGGCGATCGCGCCGTTTCGCGGCACGACGAGAAGATCCGGAAACCGCGCGCGCAACGGCCCGGCGGCGATATCGTCCACGTCGATGACGCGCTCCACCGCGGTTTCGTGATCCGGCGCGGTGACGTCGGAAAAGCGCGCCGCGATCTCGCGCGCAAGGCGTTTGCGTTCGCCGGCCGTCACACGCGGCGCGAACGTGAGCCCCATCGTGGAGGCGGGCGACGGCCATAGGAGCGAACGCTCCGTGTCCGCGCGGGCCACATCGATCGCATCGCCGGATGCCGGCGTCCCGTCCGCACGGCGCACGAACCAACCCTCCTTTTCGAGCGCGTCCGCCCAATGCCATCGCCACGAGCACGGCTGAAATCCGTGATCGGACGCCAGGACGATGCGCGCCTTGCCGCGCCATTCGTCCACGAGCGCGCCGACGAAATCGTCGAGCCGCGCAAGGGCGTCGGCGACCGCCCGCGCGCAGAGGCACGGCTTGGTGTCATCCGTGCAAGGGGCGAGGCGGTGGTGGAAGTGATGCAGCAGGCGGTCGGTCATCGTCAGCACCGCGATAAACGCGTCCCAGGGCTCCGCCAGCAGCCCGCTCGCGATCTCCACGTGTTCGGACAGGATCTGGGACATGTTCGACGCGGCGGCCAGGCAGCTATCCTCGTCGGATCCCGCGACCTCGAATTTGAGATCGTCGCGATAGCCGTCGAGGCGACGAGCGATCCGTGGCGGCAGATAGTCCGGGAAAGTGAGATGGCGGCGCGAGAGCACGGGCGCGCCGGCGATCATGATGCCGTTGACGGGCGTGGCCGGATACGTCCCCGGCACGTTGTAGACGACGACTCGACGGCCGCGCGCGGACAGCTCCTCCCACAACGCGGGCGCGACGCGATCCGCGGAGGACGTCAGGCGATACGTACCCGTTCGGTCCAGGGGCAAAACGAAATCGACCATCCCGTGCGCGCCGGGCCCCCGCCCGCAAAACCACGATGTCCAGCACGCGATACTATTGTTCGGAAGCGCGGTCGGAAACCGGACCGCGCGGTTCTCCACGAGTAGCGCGGAGAGCCGCGGCATGTGCGCGAGCGCGGCTTCGCCGGGCGCGTCGAGGTCCAGGCCGTCGAGCCCGAGGACCAGCAGGCGGTCGGGTATGATGGGCGCGCCCATGGCGCATCCTTGTTGCAGCGGCGTTTCGATTTCATTGTCCCCCAAAAGCGCGCCGGGGCCAAATGTTTTTTGCGATTCATTTTTTTTCGGCGCCACGATAAGGTGACGCACGCGGAAAACTTCGAACGGGTCCTGGGAGTGTCGCGATGAAATGCGTTTGGAGCATCGCCCGCGCGATTGCCGTTCTTGCGTTCGCGGGCCCGGCCGCGCATGCGGAGTATCTGGTCGGGTTGACGCACGGCACGGCCAAGCAGCGTCCCGAGTTTTCTTTCGAGGCGGCGGACAACTACGCGCTGCAATCGGCGCGACGCGAGTGGGAACCGTTTCAGATTCTGGTCCGCGACGACGCCGGCGCGACGGTGACGGATGTCGTCGTTTCCGACTTCGTCGGCCCGGGCGATCCGATGCCGGCCGAGCTTTACCGCGTGCACTACGTGCCGGTGACGCCCGATCGCATCAGTAGTTTTCCGCCCGATCCCGCAAAGGCGGGCGATTGGCCCGACGGCCTCGTGCCTTTCGAGGATCACTTTGTCGGCGAGGCGCGCGGCGCGCTGCCGTTTGACGTGCCGCCCGACTACACCATGGCCATTTTCGGCGACGTGTTCGTGCCGATCGATCAGGCGCCGGGCACGTATGAAGCGATGGTCACCGTCGTCGCGAACGGCCGCGCCGACTGGCACGGCACGCTGACGCTGACCGTGTGGGATTTCGTGCTTCCGGGCAAAAACACGCTCGCGGGCGCGTACGGATTCTCGCGCGGGACCGCGTGCAATTGGCACGCGAACCACGGCGGCGTGTCGGATTGCGACACGCTGATCGAACGCTACTACGAGGAGTTCGCGCGGCACCGCATCGGACTCGACCGTTGGAGTTGGGGCAATCCGACCTACGCGTGGAACGACGACGCGCAGACATTCGATTGGGACTGGACGTGGTTTGACGACAGGCATGGGCCGTATTTCGACGGCACGTTTTACGACGGCGAGTTCCGGTTCGACACCTATCAGATGCCGGGCGCGCCGGGAGGGCGGCCGGGCAACGTCGACGCCGCGGATTGGGAGCGCGAGTTCTGGGCCGGGTGGGCGACGCACTTTCGCGACAAGGGGTGGATCGAGGCGCTGTTCTACTACCTGCCCGACGAGCCCGATCCGTCCGAATATCCCGCGCTGCGCGATCTGGCCGCGCGTCTGCACAATGCCGATCCCGACCTGCAACCGATGGCGACCGAGCAGTTCGAGCCCGGCCTTGCGGGCGACATCGACATCTGGACGCCCGACCAGCCGCTATTTTCCGACTCGCTGCCGATGCCGCCGTATCCGGAAGACTACGCCGACCGCCGCGCGCTCGGCGAAAAGACCTGGTGGTACAACTGCGTCAGCGCGATTAGCTGGTTTGATTACGCGAACCACTTCGTCGATTTCGAATCCTCCTACCAGCGAATCTGGACGTGGCTGACGCGGCGCTACGATTTCGAGGGCTTGCTGTTCTGGCATACCGTGTACGTCCCCGGCAAAGGACTCGACCCGTGGGATTCGCAATACGCCCCGCCGTTCGCGCAGGGCGACGGAAACCTCATCTATCCCGGCACCGTCGATCGCATCGGCGGCACGACCGACATCCCGGTCGCGTCCCTGCGAATGAAGTACATGCGCGAGTCGATGGAGGATTACGAATATCTCCACATTCTCGATGAACGCGGCGACGGCGACTGGGTGGACGGCGTCGTGCGCACCGTCGCGCCCAAGACCTTCCAGTGGGAGCGCGACTGGCGGGCGATGCTCGGCTGGCGCGAGCGCGTCGCGAAAAAGATCCTCGGCACCCTCGACGAAACGCCGCCCGCGCCGCCCGCGTCGCTGACCGCGACAGGGCAGGTGGAGGCGATCGAACTGAGCTGGATGCCGCCGGGCGATGCGGACCTCGCCGGCTACGAAATTTGGTATGGCATTTACTCGGGCGACGCGTATTTCGGCGGCGCCGTCGACGCCGGCGCGAGCGCGGCGACGATCGAGGGGCTGGCGGCCGGGCGCACCTATCGCGCGTGGGTGCACGCGTTTGACGTGGAGGGCAACCGTTCGGCGGCAAGCGATATCGTCACCGCGACGACGCTTGCGGGCGGCGACGATGACGCCGCGGACGCCGGTGACGACGACGCGGCCACGAACGACGAGGACGAACGCCACAACCCGAACGGCGTTTCGGTCGAATCGTCCGGCGGCCAGGACGATTTCGCCGCCGAAGACGATGACGAAGCGGCGTCGGGCGCGTGCGGATGCGGGGTGTAGCGATGAAAACGCTCGCACGATGGCTGCCGCTCTTCGCCTTCCTGTTCCTTCTCGCGTTGCCGGGCTGCGGTTGCGGCGGCGACGATGACGATTCCGCTGATGGCGGTACCGGTGTCGACGATGACACGTCCGACGACGACGCGGCGGACGACGACGCGGCGGACGACGACACCGCCTTTGACGACGATTTCGATGACGACGCGAATGACGACGACACCGACGACGATGCGTCCGATGACGATGCCGGCGACGACGACACCGAACCGGTTTGCGATTTCGCGGCGCACGATCCGCTCGTTGAGGCGGGCATCGCCGCGCTTGCCGCATACGATCCCGGCGCCGCTCAAGCGAACTTCGACGCGGCGCTCGCGGTCTGCCCGGAAATCGCCGACGGCAAGATGGGATTGTTGCTTTCGGGCCTGCAGCGCGTCGCCCAGGGGATCCCCGCGTCGCTCGCCGCGCTCGCCGACTTTCCCGATGTCGATTGGGCCGTGTTGCAACAGGATGTGCGCGACGGCTTGCTGCCGATCTGCGCGGACATGCTCGCGATCGCGGACGATCTGATCGTGGCGCACCCGGGCCCGCGTCTTTTCGCCAGCCCGATGCCGGTGTGGATCGACGGCGAGCACATCATCGTTGACGCGGGCGGCGAATGGGACGTGGCGGACGTGCGCGACGTGGCGGGCCTCGTGGGATTTGTCGCGGGCGTCGCGGACGTCGTCATGTCGCTCGACCTCAATGCGGACTGGACGCTTTTGGCGGGCACGCCCGGCGGATACGATCCGATCGAATACGTGCATTATTACGCGGGCAAACTCCTTGCGATGTTCGCGGACGCGAGTTATCCCGGCTTCCTCACGTTCGCGCCCGGCGGCGAGGCGGATTTTGCGGCGGCCGCGATCGCGATCGGTCACGCGTCGACGAGTCTTTTCGACGGCCTCACGGCCGTGCGTGCGGAAACCGATCCGCAGACCGACGACGTGACGGCGTACGTCGATGAGAACGGCGACGGCGCGTGGACCGACGGCGAGGTTTACCGCATCCCCTACATGGGCGTTCTTTCGCCGCGGCAAAACAGCGTGATCGAAAACGCGATGATCCTGTTCGAGGATCTCGGCCCGGCGCTCCTCGATGCGGGACCGGAGGACATCGATCCGCTTTGGCCGAACTGGCTGCCGCTCGACGATCTCAATTTCATCCTCGACCTTTTTACGTCGTACGTGCCGATGCCGGACCTGCCGCCGGTGCCATTCCCCGTCGGGTTCTGGTTCTACAACCCGCCGGCGGACGGCCTTCGCGGCGTGGCCGAGGCGCTCGCCCAGGCTCTGTATGATGTGACGATGCCGTAACCGGAAGGCGGCCAGGTCCGTCCCGCAAACGAAGTCAGCCCGCTGCGGTGGGGTGACGGAGCGCGCGGTTGCCTTCGCGCCGGCAAGGGCCAAGCTGGAGATCGGCGTTCCCCGGGAACCGCGACCGCCGGCGAGCGTGTACGAAAAAAGGGCCGGTCCATCGACCGGCCCCATGCATGCCTTGGCGGGCCTGGAGGGATTCGAACCCCCGACCTACGGATTCGTAGTCCGGCGCTCTATCCAGCTGAGCTACAGGCCCAAACGACACGGGCGCCGCGACGGGCGCCGCGCGAAATATGGCGAAACGGCGGCGCGAGGTCAAGCGCGGCGCGAGGAAACAGCAATGAGGAAACCGCAAAGAGGAAGGGAAGAGAGATCGTGCGCAAAACCGCCCCCATGCCATGACCTCTTTTCTCTTTTCACTTTCCTCGCGCTCCGGTGGAAATTCGGCGCGAAAAAAGGCAAACTTCGGCGCTTCGATTTTCGGGGCGATGGGGGTGATCGGAATATGACTTTTCGACGTCGCGGCCTCGCGGCCGTTTTCGTTCTTGCGATTCTCACCTTCGCCCCCGCGGCGTGGGCGGGTTTTGACGCGGCCGGCTTCGATACGATCGTCGACCTGGAGATCTACGCGCCCACAATCGACGAACGCGAAATCGTCGCGAACCTCGGTGCGGCGATCGAACGCGTGGACGACACGGGCTGGATCGTGGTGGAACTTCCCGCGCCGCTTATGGCGCGGCTGACGGAACTTGGCCTGCCGTATCGCGAATCGAGGTTGCGCGACGCGATGCCGGGCGCGTATGACGCCTATCACAACTTCGACGAGCAGGTCGCCCGGATCGAGTCGATCGCCAATACCTACCCATCCCTGACGCAGCTTTTCTCCATCGGCC
The bacterium DNA segment above includes these coding regions:
- a CDS encoding alkaline phosphatase family protein, with protein sequence MGAPIIPDRLLVLGLDGLDLDAPGEAALAHMPRLSALLVENRAVRFPTALPNNSIACWTSWFCGRGPGAHGMVDFVLPLDRTGTYRLTSSADRVAPALWEELSARGRRVVVYNVPGTYPATPVNGIMIAGAPVLSRRHLTFPDYLPPRIARRLDGYRDDLKFEVAGSDEDSCLAAASNMSQILSEHVEIASGLLAEPWDAFIAVLTMTDRLLHHFHHRLAPCTDDTKPCLCARAVADALARLDDFVGALVDEWRGKARIVLASDHGFQPCSWRWHWADALEKEGWFVRRADGTPASGDAIDVARADTERSLLWPSPASTMGLTFAPRVTAGERKRLAREIAARFSDVTAPDHETAVERVIDVDDIAAGPLRARFPDLLVVPRNGAIALTSRPGRTAFSPSPRSGTHTLYASCAIVGGKPDVALGFGNLFAAANLPAPGSA
- a CDS encoding DUF4091 domain-containing protein, producing the protein MKCVWSIARAIAVLAFAGPAAHAEYLVGLTHGTAKQRPEFSFEAADNYALQSARREWEPFQILVRDDAGATVTDVVVSDFVGPGDPMPAELYRVHYVPVTPDRISSFPPDPAKAGDWPDGLVPFEDHFVGEARGALPFDVPPDYTMAIFGDVFVPIDQAPGTYEAMVTVVANGRADWHGTLTLTVWDFVLPGKNTLAGAYGFSRGTACNWHANHGGVSDCDTLIERYYEEFARHRIGLDRWSWGNPTYAWNDDAQTFDWDWTWFDDRHGPYFDGTFYDGEFRFDTYQMPGAPGGRPGNVDAADWEREFWAGWATHFRDKGWIEALFYYLPDEPDPSEYPALRDLAARLHNADPDLQPMATEQFEPGLAGDIDIWTPDQPLFSDSLPMPPYPEDYADRRALGEKTWWYNCVSAISWFDYANHFVDFESSYQRIWTWLTRRYDFEGLLFWHTVYVPGKGLDPWDSQYAPPFAQGDGNLIYPGTVDRIGGTTDIPVASLRMKYMRESMEDYEYLHILDERGDGDWVDGVVRTVAPKTFQWERDWRAMLGWRERVAKKILGTLDETPPAPPASLTATGQVEAIELSWMPPGDADLAGYEIWYGIYSGDAYFGGAVDAGASAATIEGLAAGRTYRAWVHAFDVEGNRSAASDIVTATTLAGGDDDAADAGDDDAATNDEDERHNPNGVSVESSGGQDDFAAEDDDEAASGACGCGV